The following proteins come from a genomic window of Bacillota bacterium:
- a CDS encoding acetyl-CoA C-acetyltransferase, with amino-acid sequence MREAVIVGAVRTAVGTFGGSLTAVSAVDLGKTVMQALLEKTAIKPELIDEVIFGCVLQAGLGQNVARQSAIKAGLPVTVPCTTINKVCGSGLKSITMAASAIAAGDVEIVIAGGTENMSAAPYAAPNARWGMRMGDGNFIDVMIRDGLWCAFGDYHMGMTAENIAEKYGITREEQDKFALDSQNKAQAAIASGRFRDEIVAVPIPQRKGDPVIFEVDEHPRATTLEALSKLRPAFKKDGTVTAGNASGINDSAAAVLIMSREKADELGVIQMGVIKSSASAGVDPAVMGTGPIPATLKVLERSGWDVSDLDLIEANEAFAVQALSVMKELDFNPDIVNVNGGAIALGHPIGASGARIFVTLVHEMQKRDSKKGLATLCIGGGQGIACTVERV; translated from the coding sequence ATGCGTGAAGCAGTTATAGTAGGCGCTGTGCGAACGGCTGTCGGTACATTTGGTGGCTCACTAACTGCTGTCAGCGCCGTAGATCTGGGCAAGACAGTTATGCAGGCGCTCCTGGAAAAGACAGCAATAAAACCGGAATTAATCGATGAGGTTATCTTTGGCTGTGTTCTACAGGCTGGGTTGGGCCAGAATGTAGCTCGCCAATCAGCTATAAAAGCCGGATTACCGGTTACTGTTCCCTGCACCACTATTAATAAGGTATGCGGGTCAGGACTGAAAAGCATAACGATGGCAGCTTCGGCCATTGCTGCCGGCGATGTAGAGATTGTAATTGCAGGTGGAACGGAAAATATGAGTGCAGCGCCTTATGCTGCGCCAAATGCAAGATGGGGCATGCGTATGGGTGATGGAAATTTTATCGATGTGATGATCCGAGACGGACTCTGGTGTGCCTTTGGTGATTATCACATGGGCATGACAGCTGAAAACATTGCTGAAAAATACGGAATAACCCGTGAAGAACAGGATAAATTCGCCCTGGATAGTCAGAATAAGGCCCAGGCTGCAATCGCTTCCGGCCGCTTCAGGGACGAAATCGTTGCCGTTCCGATTCCCCAGAGAAAGGGCGATCCAGTAATATTTGAAGTCGATGAACATCCACGCGCGACTACGCTGGAAGCGCTTTCAAAATTGCGGCCGGCATTCAAGAAGGATGGAACTGTAACTGCCGGAAATGCTTCAGGCATAAATGACAGTGCGGCGGCAGTATTGATAATGAGCCGTGAGAAAGCCGATGAACTCGGTGTTATACAAATGGGTGTAATCAAGAGCAGCGCTTCGGCCGGAGTTGACCCGGCTGTAATGGGAACCGGACCAATTCCAGCAACCCTTAAAGTGCTTGAACGTTCAGGTTGGGATGTAAGTGATCTTGATCTAATAGAGGCGAACGAGGCTTTTGCAGTTCAGGCACTGAGTGTGATGAAAGAACTTGATTTTAACCCTGATATCGTAAATGTCAACGGCGGTGCTATTGCGCTTGGTCATCCCATTGGGGCAAGCGGAGCAAGAATATTTGTAACCCTGGTTCACGAAATGCAAAAACGAGATTCAAAAAAGGGTCTGGCTACTTTGTGCATCGGTGGCGGCCAGGGTATTGCCTGCACCGTTGAGAGAGTTTAA
- a CDS encoding long-chain fatty acid--CoA ligase: MSRPWLKVYAPGVPEEIEFERITMPRVLSRTAEKYPEQTALNWMGKKISYRELDHLVNRFARALTDLGVTEGDKVALLLPNLPQTVIANYAVFRLGAVSVMNNPLYTERELKHQLNDSESKIAVALDLLLPRMQNLQKETYLEKIITCHINDYLPFPLKQIYPLVKKDMYRKIVPGDNIFQFTDLVNKYPSKPVEDKSAWDEVAALLYTGGTTGLSKGVMQTHANLSVNVQQFAAWLPGIETGEKMLADLPYFHTAGFSLMQNLPVWMGLEAITVPRPDPENVLSAVKKFKPNYLPGVPTIFNGLFNNKEFRSMDLSFIKGYFSGGAPLPIDTFNSLKQINGSDLISIYGLTECTVTATVSPWGGKVKPGTEGIPVPNTDIKIVDIETGMKELAAGEKGEIIIKGPQVMKGYYKKPDETAEVLKDGWLFTGDIGFLDEEGYLSVVDRKKDIIIAGGFNIYPNEIDDILFSHPKIAEACTIGIPDQYRGETVKSFVVLHEGEVMTSRELEEYCRESLAGYKIPKEVEFIDSLPKSGVGKVLRRALKEREMEKLD, from the coding sequence ATGTCCCGGCCCTGGTTAAAGGTATATGCTCCGGGAGTTCCGGAGGAAATTGAATTTGAAAGAATTACCATGCCCCGGGTACTCAGCCGGACTGCTGAAAAGTATCCGGAACAGACTGCATTGAATTGGATGGGTAAGAAGATATCCTATCGCGAACTGGATCATCTGGTAAACAGATTTGCCAGGGCACTCACTGATCTGGGTGTAACTGAAGGAGATAAAGTTGCGCTGCTTTTACCCAATCTGCCTCAGACTGTTATAGCAAACTACGCAGTGTTTCGCCTGGGTGCGGTGAGTGTGATGAACAATCCACTATACACAGAAAGAGAGTTAAAACACCAGCTCAATGATTCAGAGTCTAAAATTGCTGTTGCTCTTGATTTATTACTGCCGAGGATGCAAAATTTGCAGAAAGAGACGTACCTGGAAAAGATTATAACCTGTCATATAAATGATTACCTGCCTTTCCCCCTGAAACAGATCTACCCGTTGGTTAAAAAGGATATGTACCGCAAGATTGTACCAGGTGATAATATATTTCAGTTTACAGACCTTGTAAACAAATATCCTTCAAAACCTGTAGAGGATAAATCTGCATGGGATGAAGTGGCTGCCCTTTTATATACAGGAGGAACTACGGGATTAAGCAAAGGAGTTATGCAGACACATGCAAATCTTTCCGTTAACGTTCAGCAATTTGCAGCATGGCTTCCGGGTATAGAAACAGGGGAGAAGATGCTGGCTGATTTACCATACTTTCATACTGCCGGATTTTCTTTGATGCAGAACTTACCTGTATGGATGGGATTGGAAGCCATAACCGTTCCAAGGCCGGATCCTGAAAATGTTTTGAGTGCCGTAAAGAAATTCAAGCCAAATTATCTGCCCGGGGTGCCGACAATATTCAATGGATTGTTCAACAATAAGGAATTCAGAAGTATGGATTTATCATTTATTAAAGGTTATTTTTCAGGTGGTGCACCACTTCCAATAGATACTTTCAATAGTTTGAAACAGATCAACGGATCTGATCTGATCAGTATATATGGATTAACAGAATGCACAGTTACAGCAACTGTCAGCCCCTGGGGTGGAAAAGTTAAACCAGGCACGGAAGGAATTCCCGTTCCGAATACAGACATAAAAATTGTTGACATCGAAACCGGAATGAAGGAACTGGCAGCAGGTGAAAAAGGTGAAATTATAATCAAAGGGCCTCAGGTAATGAAAGGTTATTATAAGAAGCCTGATGAAACTGCTGAAGTTTTGAAGGATGGTTGGTTGTTTACCGGTGACATCGGTTTCCTGGATGAGGAAGGTTACCTATCGGTTGTTGATCGTAAAAAAGATATTATCATCGCTGGAGGATTTAATATTTACCCCAATGAAATTGATGATATTCTTTTTTCACATCCGAAGATAGCGGAAGCCTGCACTATCGGAATTCCAGATCAATACCGGGGAGAAACCGTTAAATCATTTGTAGTCCTGCATGAAGGAGAAGTGATGACATCACGGGAGTTGGAAGAGTACTGTCGGGAATCGCTGGCAGGATATAAAATTCCGAAAGAAGTTGAATTTATCGATTCTCTTCCAAAATCAGGTGTTGGTAAAGTATTGAGAAGAGCTTTAAAAGAAAGGGAAATGGAGAAATTAGACTAA
- a CDS encoding CoA-transferase, whose amino-acid sequence MEEYNKLVKERKVTYRPAGVGEIFTDPDADKARFFFRDEKPRKMVEKTTTVEKAVSELINDGDYIGIGGFGANRTPTAVLHEMLRQKKKNIGLAGHTATHDFQILTAGKCIDRCDIAYIVGLEARGLSKVARKAVESGTIKLTEWTNAALTWRYKAAAMGISFLPVRCMLGTDTEKYSAAMEIECPFTGSKYLAVPALYPDVGIIHVHRADVYGNCQIEGIMVADYDLARAAKKLIITTERLIPNEIIRREPTKTVIPYYLVDAVIEVPFGGYPGTMAYEYFSDEDHLREWMKAENDPETLAAFLDKHIYGVKDFNDYLDTIGGLARLQELRCQENLVEK is encoded by the coding sequence TTGGAAGAATATAATAAATTAGTCAAAGAGAGAAAAGTAACTTACAGACCCGCCGGTGTTGGAGAGATTTTTACTGATCCTGATGCTGACAAGGCTCGGTTTTTCTTTCGTGACGAAAAACCACGGAAAATGGTGGAAAAGACAACCACGGTGGAAAAGGCCGTATCAGAACTGATTAATGATGGTGATTACATCGGTATAGGCGGGTTTGGCGCGAACCGTACACCGACAGCAGTTTTGCATGAAATGCTGCGCCAGAAGAAGAAAAACATTGGCTTGGCCGGTCATACTGCCACGCATGACTTTCAAATCCTGACCGCAGGTAAATGCATTGACCGCTGTGATATTGCCTATATTGTTGGGCTTGAGGCACGTGGTTTATCAAAAGTAGCCAGGAAAGCAGTAGAGAGTGGAACAATAAAGCTTACTGAATGGACAAATGCTGCTCTTACCTGGCGCTATAAAGCAGCTGCGATGGGTATTTCCTTTCTGCCGGTTCGCTGCATGCTTGGAACCGACACGGAGAAATACAGTGCGGCTATGGAAATCGAATGCCCCTTTACCGGTTCTAAATATTTGGCAGTTCCTGCACTTTATCCGGACGTAGGGATAATCCACGTTCACCGGGCAGATGTATATGGTAACTGCCAGATTGAAGGTATCATGGTGGCTGACTATGATCTGGCCCGGGCAGCAAAAAAACTGATCATAACAACTGAACGATTGATACCAAACGAAATAATCCGCCGGGAACCGACTAAAACAGTAATACCATATTATCTTGTCGATGCGGTAATTGAAGTACCCTTTGGCGGTTACCCGGGAACTATGGCCTATGAATATTTCAGTGATGAGGATCATCTTCGGGAATGGATGAAAGCGGAAAATGATCCGGAAACTCTGGCGGCATTCCTGGATAAGCATATTTATGGTGTGAAAGATTTTAACGATTATCTCGATACGATTGGCGGATTGGCCCGCCTCCAGGAACTGCGTTGTCAGGAGAACCTGGTTGAGAAGTAA
- a CDS encoding CoA-transferase, translated as MKYNDMELMICLASRYLEDDSIVVVGTGAPCAAAMLAQKIYSPRLMIMFEAGGIGPLLPSMPISVGDSRTFYRALAASSMPEIMETCQRGLVDYTFLGGAQIDQYGNINSTMIGTDHQKPKVRFPGSGGANDLGSLCWKTMMITPQDQRRFTEKIDFITTPGYLTGPGARETAGLPPGSGPYKVITNLCVIGFDEESKRMKVESIHPGVTKEDIINNTGFELLWADDLGISEPPSKDELNILRNVVDPLRYIIGRGE; from the coding sequence ATGAAATATAATGATATGGAATTAATGATCTGCCTTGCATCCCGCTACCTTGAAGACGACAGTATAGTTGTTGTCGGAACAGGTGCGCCATGTGCGGCGGCTATGCTTGCTCAAAAAATATACTCACCCAGGTTGATGATCATGTTTGAGGCTGGCGGGATCGGTCCGCTGCTTCCCTCGATGCCAATTTCTGTTGGAGATTCCCGGACGTTTTACCGGGCTCTTGCAGCGAGTAGTATGCCTGAAATTATGGAAACCTGCCAGCGAGGTCTGGTTGATTATACATTCTTAGGCGGGGCACAGATTGATCAATACGGCAACATTAACTCAACAATGATCGGAACAGATCACCAGAAACCTAAAGTTCGTTTCCCCGGAAGCGGCGGAGCGAATGATCTCGGTTCGCTTTGCTGGAAGACGATGATGATTACCCCCCAGGATCAGCGTCGGTTTACCGAAAAAATTGATTTTATTACAACTCCCGGTTATTTAACCGGTCCGGGGGCACGTGAAACTGCCGGGTTGCCTCCCGGAAGTGGGCCTTACAAGGTGATTACCAATCTCTGTGTGATTGGTTTTGATGAAGAATCGAAAAGGATGAAAGTAGAAAGCATTCACCCCGGAGTAACAAAGGAAGATATTATTAATAATACCGGTTTCGAGTTGCTCTGGGCTGACGATCTCGGTATAAGTGAACCACCGAGTAAGGATGAGTTAAACATTTTACGCAATGTTGTAGACCCCCTGCGATATATAATCGGCCGGGGAGAATAA
- a CDS encoding SDR family oxidoreductase encodes MEEIRFDGKVAVITGAGGGLGKAYALLLASRGAKVVVNDLGGTFDGSGSDTTPAQMVVNEIKSAGGEAVANYDSVAEWESAQNIIETAIDKYGRLDILINNAGILRDKSLLKMEMEDYRKIMSVHLDGTFYCTKAAFAGMKDQTYGRIVSTASAAGLYGNFGQVNYGAAKMGIAGMMNCVAQEGARYNIKANTIVPTAGTRLTFTVMPEEVIGKVKPDYVAPIVAWLCSEKCEESGKMFSAGGGYFSRAAIVEGPGVVFNPEKAITIEMIVDKFDEIKNLEGGSEFASAMEQAGTVLSKMSMG; translated from the coding sequence ATGGAAGAAATCAGGTTTGACGGGAAAGTAGCAGTGATCACCGGAGCTGGAGGAGGTCTTGGAAAAGCTTACGCCCTTTTACTTGCATCACGTGGTGCAAAAGTCGTTGTCAATGATCTTGGTGGAACTTTTGACGGCAGCGGTTCTGACACTACTCCTGCCCAGATGGTTGTCAATGAGATCAAGTCTGCGGGTGGTGAAGCAGTGGCAAATTACGATAGTGTAGCAGAGTGGGAAAGCGCTCAAAATATAATAGAAACGGCAATTGATAAATACGGCCGCCTCGATATACTGATCAATAATGCCGGTATTTTAAGGGATAAAAGCCTGTTAAAGATGGAAATGGAAGATTATCGCAAGATTATGTCGGTGCATCTGGATGGAACATTTTATTGTACAAAAGCGGCTTTTGCCGGCATGAAAGACCAGACATACGGCAGGATTGTCTCAACAGCATCGGCAGCAGGTTTGTACGGAAATTTTGGACAGGTTAATTATGGTGCGGCTAAAATGGGAATTGCCGGAATGATGAACTGTGTTGCGCAGGAAGGCGCCAGATACAACATCAAAGCAAATACAATCGTTCCAACTGCCGGAACCAGGTTAACTTTTACCGTTATGCCCGAAGAAGTTATCGGTAAGGTTAAGCCTGACTATGTAGCTCCCATTGTTGCCTGGCTCTGCTCTGAAAAATGTGAGGAAAGCGGAAAAATGTTCAGTGCCGGTGGTGGATATTTTAGCAGGGCTGCAATAGTCGAAGGGCCCGGTGTGGTCTTTAATCCTGAAAAAGCGATAACAATCGAGATGATTGTGGATAAATTCGATGAGATCAAAAATCTTGAAGGTGGAAGTGAATTTGCCTCAGCCATGGAACAGGCCGGCACAGTTCTATCAAAAATGAGTATGGGTTAA
- the argF gene encoding ornithine carbamoyltransferase, with product MAVSMKGKDVISIHDLSREEVDQILDTAHILKMKNKLGEIYHPLKGKSLGMIFQKSSTRTRVSFEVGMWQLGGYALFLSANDLQLNRGETIADTARNLSRYLDGIMIRTYSHQDVVDLAEYSSIPVINGLTDLLHPCQVLADLFSIKEKKQNLEGLKLAYIGDGNNMAHSLMYGGAKMGMHVVICSPSGFEPDPEVTRLSKADAVKSGASISVNEDPAEAVKDADIIYTDVWTSMGMEEEYEQRLKSFSRYQVNSKLTEHAREDVLVMHCLPAHRGEEITDEVIEGPQSIVFDQAENRLHVQKAIMALIM from the coding sequence ATGGCTGTTAGCATGAAAGGTAAGGATGTAATTTCGATTCATGATTTAAGCAGGGAAGAGGTAGATCAGATACTGGATACGGCTCATATATTGAAAATGAAGAATAAGCTGGGCGAAATATATCATCCGCTTAAAGGTAAATCGTTGGGTATGATCTTTCAAAAATCGTCGACAAGAACAAGGGTATCATTTGAGGTTGGGATGTGGCAGCTCGGCGGGTACGCACTTTTTTTAAGCGCCAATGATCTTCAATTGAACCGTGGTGAAACAATTGCCGATACAGCAAGAAATTTGAGCCGTTATCTCGATGGTATCATGATCAGGACTTACAGTCACCAGGATGTTGTCGACCTGGCAGAATACAGCTCGATACCGGTTATTAACGGCCTGACCGATCTTCTCCATCCGTGCCAGGTTTTAGCTGATCTATTTTCGATCAAGGAGAAAAAGCAGAATCTGGAAGGTTTAAAACTGGCTTATATCGGTGACGGAAATAATATGGCCCATTCACTTATGTATGGTGGTGCGAAGATGGGCATGCATGTCGTGATATGCTCACCATCTGGATTTGAACCGGACCCGGAAGTTACCAGGCTGTCAAAGGCCGACGCTGTAAAATCAGGAGCTTCAATATCTGTAAATGAAGACCCCGCAGAGGCTGTTAAAGATGCCGATATTATCTATACCGACGTATGGACCAGTATGGGCATGGAAGAAGAATATGAGCAGAGGTTAAAGAGCTTTTCCCGTTACCAGGTTAATAGTAAACTGACGGAACATGCCAGAGAAGATGTTCTGGTAATGCACTGTCTACCTGCACACCGGGGTGAAGAGATCACAGATGAGGTTATCGAAGGCCCACAGTCAATAGTATTTGATCAGGCGGAGAATCGTTTGCATGTTCAAAAAGCAATCATGGCACTGATAATGTAA
- a CDS encoding enoyl-CoA hydratase, protein MKDYENILCEKNGRVLLIRLNRPEIMNALEEALAKDLVDAVRIAADDDQIGAVVITGTGKVFSSGGDLGKLMQGFELLEGRQWLKDGYRQILELSRIKKPVLAAVNGYAVGAGFSLALMCDLIIASESSRFGMAFIKVGAIPDCGALYFLPRLVGLQKAKELVFTGENIDAAEAVRIGIVNRIYPEEKLLDETIVLAQKLADGPSVALAQAKEILNASSNLSLEAVMELEIYAQSFCFQTEDHREGVIAFLEKRKPEFKGK, encoded by the coding sequence GTGAAAGATTATGAGAATATCCTATGCGAAAAAAACGGTCGTGTTTTATTAATCCGTCTTAACCGTCCGGAAATAATGAATGCATTGGAAGAAGCACTGGCTAAAGACCTGGTGGACGCTGTCCGGATCGCGGCTGACGATGACCAAATCGGAGCCGTTGTAATCACCGGGACGGGAAAGGTATTCTCTTCCGGTGGCGACCTTGGTAAACTGATGCAGGGGTTTGAGCTGTTGGAAGGCAGACAGTGGTTGAAAGACGGCTATCGTCAGATTCTTGAACTGTCAAGAATCAAAAAGCCTGTACTGGCTGCTGTAAACGGCTATGCCGTGGGAGCCGGTTTTTCCCTGGCTTTGATGTGTGATTTAATCATTGCATCTGAATCTTCAAGGTTTGGCATGGCGTTTATTAAAGTAGGGGCCATTCCCGACTGTGGAGCACTCTATTTTCTTCCCCGGCTGGTGGGCTTGCAAAAAGCAAAAGAACTGGTTTTTACCGGAGAAAATATCGATGCTGCAGAAGCAGTACGGATCGGGATCGTTAACAGAATATATCCGGAAGAAAAACTACTGGATGAAACTATAGTGCTGGCTCAAAAACTGGCTGATGGTCCGTCTGTAGCGCTGGCCCAGGCTAAGGAGATACTCAATGCAAGCAGTAACCTCAGCCTGGAAGCTGTAATGGAACTGGAAATATATGCTCAGAGCTTCTGTTTTCAGACAGAAGACCATAGGGAAGGAGTAATAGCTTTCCTGGAAAAGCGTAAACCTGAATTTAAAGGAAAATAG
- a CDS encoding OB-fold domain-containing protein — MLVGISSFAGYIPRYRINRMQIFSAMGWLNPAIIMNAAGDKAVANYDEDSITMAVAAGMKCMQGFNPADIEALYFASTTAPYRERQNANIISGALAAGETIRTADFSGSVKSGTAALLSAIEFVASGSGRNAMACASDCRIGKVGSVQEMVFGDGGAALLISCENVLAEFKGAFSMACDFVDHLRGENSKYDRQWEERWIRDMGYDRFIPQAIQGLCDKYSLQIADFKKVIYPCYYGGARKNINRRLKIDSEQVQDDLMMDAGDTGSAHPLLMLAASLEDASPGDKIAVISYGNGCDALYFEVTGEIENYKNRLRVTDSIRNRQDLDNFQKYLAWREMLPVEIGMRGEEERLTRWSLVWRNRKAISSMQGTKCLACGTQQYPPQRVCVNPECGAIDQMVPIILSGKTGKIVSFTSDMLAATLNPPAIYGNIDFEGGGRLMMDFTDCVLEDLKVGIKVNFSFRIKYVDPKRDTTFYFWKAVPAKEVS; from the coding sequence ATGTTGGTTGGTATCAGTTCATTTGCGGGGTATATCCCCCGTTATCGTATAAATCGAATGCAAATATTTAGCGCCATGGGATGGTTGAATCCTGCTATTATCATGAACGCAGCCGGAGATAAAGCAGTAGCCAATTATGATGAGGACTCAATTACAATGGCTGTCGCGGCAGGAATGAAATGCATGCAGGGGTTCAATCCGGCTGATATTGAAGCGCTCTACTTTGCTTCAACCACAGCCCCTTACCGTGAACGTCAAAATGCCAATATTATTTCCGGGGCTTTAGCTGCCGGAGAAACTATCAGAACAGCAGATTTTTCGGGTTCGGTAAAATCAGGAACGGCAGCGCTGTTATCTGCGATTGAATTTGTAGCCTCCGGCAGTGGCAGAAACGCCATGGCCTGTGCGTCTGACTGCAGGATAGGCAAAGTGGGGTCAGTTCAGGAAATGGTATTTGGTGATGGGGGAGCCGCACTTCTGATCAGTTGTGAAAATGTTCTGGCGGAATTTAAAGGCGCTTTTTCAATGGCTTGCGATTTTGTTGATCACTTGCGTGGTGAAAATTCTAAATATGATCGTCAGTGGGAAGAACGATGGATCAGGGATATGGGCTATGACCGCTTCATTCCTCAGGCTATTCAGGGACTCTGCGATAAATACAGCCTTCAAATAGCTGATTTTAAAAAAGTGATTTATCCCTGTTATTACGGGGGAGCCCGGAAGAATATAAACCGTCGACTGAAAATTGATTCTGAACAGGTTCAGGATGACCTGATGATGGATGCCGGAGATACCGGTTCGGCTCATCCGCTTCTGATGTTGGCAGCTTCTCTTGAGGATGCTTCTCCTGGGGATAAAATAGCAGTTATCAGTTACGGCAATGGCTGTGATGCGCTCTACTTCGAGGTTACAGGTGAAATAGAAAACTATAAAAACAGGTTAAGGGTTACAGATTCCATCAGGAACAGGCAGGATCTTGATAATTTCCAAAAATATCTGGCATGGAGGGAAATGTTACCTGTTGAGATTGGCATGAGGGGCGAAGAGGAGAGACTGACCCGCTGGTCCCTGGTGTGGCGAAACCGAAAAGCAATTTCCAGCATGCAGGGCACAAAATGTTTAGCCTGTGGAACCCAGCAGTACCCGCCACAGAGAGTTTGTGTTAATCCCGAATGCGGAGCAATTGATCAAATGGTACCGATTATTTTGTCCGGAAAAACCGGCAAAATTGTCAGCTTTACTTCAGATATGCTTGCAGCAACATTAAATCCTCCTGCTATTTATGGCAATATAGACTTTGAGGGCGGAGGAAGGTTAATGATGGATTTCACTGACTGCGTACTTGAAGATCTGAAAGTTGGGATAAAGGTGAATTTCTCATTCAGAATAAAATATGTAGATCCAAAAAGGGACACCACTTTTTATTTCTGGAAAGCGGTACCTGCTAAGGAGGTGTCTTGA
- a CDS encoding acetyl-CoA acetyltransferase encodes MAAGIRDKVAVLGMGCSVFGERWEDDSSDLLIEAFLECLDDAGIEKKDIQAAWIGNHIDEISIGKGGCYLANALHLPLIPVTRVENFCASGTEAFRGACYAVASGAYDIVLAAGVEKLKDVGYGGLPDSPIFGQLSRLLSPNATAPGMFAQLATAYSAKHDIPMEKIKQAITHISWKSHQNGAKNPKAHLRKEISEMQIADSPFVAYPLGLFDCCGVSDGSAMAIVTTPEIAANFKPNQSLVKVKALQISVSSGEELSYNQWDGSGLLTTRQAAKLAYKEAGIKNPREEIGMIEVHDCFSITEMVTMEDLQISPPGQAPDDIIDGFYDLDGQVASQPDGGLKCFGHPIGASGLRMLYEIYNQLLRRWPEDRLVKDPKLGLTHNLGGVPSQNVASICILGLD; translated from the coding sequence ATGGCAGCTGGTATCAGAGATAAGGTTGCGGTTTTGGGAATGGGATGTTCAGTTTTTGGTGAAAGATGGGAAGATGATTCAAGTGATCTTCTGATTGAGGCTTTTCTGGAGTGCCTTGATGATGCGGGAATCGAAAAAAAAGATATTCAGGCGGCCTGGATCGGTAATCATATTGATGAAATAAGCATCGGTAAAGGAGGCTGTTACCTGGCCAATGCACTGCACCTGCCCTTAATACCGGTGACACGGGTGGAAAATTTCTGTGCATCAGGGACAGAAGCATTCCGGGGGGCCTGCTATGCAGTTGCTTCCGGAGCATATGACATTGTGCTGGCTGCAGGTGTTGAAAAACTGAAGGATGTAGGTTATGGAGGGCTGCCCGATTCGCCTATATTTGGTCAGCTATCCAGGCTGCTCAGCCCTAATGCTACTGCACCAGGGATGTTTGCCCAGCTTGCTACCGCTTATTCGGCAAAACATGATATTCCGATGGAGAAAATAAAGCAGGCGATTACCCATATTTCATGGAAAAGTCATCAAAATGGAGCAAAAAATCCAAAAGCTCATCTGCGCAAAGAGATTTCTGAAATGCAGATCGCCGATTCTCCTTTTGTGGCTTATCCATTAGGCCTTTTCGACTGTTGTGGCGTGAGTGACGGATCGGCGATGGCAATAGTTACTACACCGGAAATAGCAGCGAATTTTAAGCCGAACCAGTCGTTGGTAAAAGTAAAGGCACTGCAGATCTCGGTAAGTTCAGGTGAAGAATTAAGCTACAATCAGTGGGATGGCAGCGGTCTTTTGACAACGAGACAGGCTGCAAAACTGGCTTATAAAGAAGCAGGTATCAAAAATCCCCGTGAAGAGATCGGTATGATTGAGGTTCACGATTGTTTTTCAATCACTGAAATGGTAACGATGGAAGATCTTCAGATTTCACCTCCCGGCCAGGCACCTGATGATATCATTGATGGATTCTACGATCTGGACGGGCAGGTTGCTTCTCAACCTGATGGCGGACTTAAATGTTTCGGTCATCCTATCGGCGCTTCGGGACTGAGGATGCTTTATGAGATTTACAACCAGCTTTTAAGGCGCTGGCCGGAAGATCGTCTTGTGAAAGATCCAAAATTAGGCCTGACTCATAACCTGGGAGGTGTTCCTTCCCAGAATGTAGCCAGTATTTGCATACTTGGATTGGATTAA
- a CDS encoding MaoC/PaaZ C-terminal domain-containing protein, with product MPIDPKLVGKELPSLEISYSTKDIILYALGIGAGAEPDELKFVYENELEVIPTYGVIPPFGALMGIVGMEGMDFNLAMLLHGEQYLEIYKTIPVEGKMTSYPKISGIFDKGKGALVEIDVTTRDSKGEELFMNRFSTFIRGEGGFGGDRGPEPGNEPPERKPDRVVEMKTLPQQALLYRLSGDFNPLHADPGFAAMGGFEKPILHGLCTFGFAGRAVIREYCGNDPSRFKAIKVRFSRHVFPGETIVTEMWKVKDDQIIIRSKTAERGEYCLTNAAVWLNI from the coding sequence ATGCCGATAGATCCGAAATTGGTTGGTAAAGAACTGCCTTCACTGGAAATCAGTTACTCTACCAAGGACATAATCCTTTATGCCCTGGGAATAGGCGCGGGAGCAGAACCGGATGAACTTAAATTTGTTTATGAGAATGAACTTGAGGTTATCCCAACCTATGGGGTTATTCCGCCATTTGGAGCGCTGATGGGTATAGTTGGCATGGAAGGGATGGATTTTAACCTGGCCATGCTTCTGCACGGAGAACAGTATCTTGAGATCTACAAAACGATACCTGTAGAAGGCAAAATGACTTCATATCCCAAAATATCAGGAATATTTGACAAGGGTAAAGGGGCCCTGGTAGAAATTGATGTGACCACCAGGGATTCAAAGGGTGAAGAGCTTTTCATGAATCGGTTCAGTACTTTTATCAGGGGTGAAGGAGGTTTCGGCGGGGATCGCGGACCTGAACCAGGCAATGAACCTCCGGAAAGAAAGCCGGATCGGGTTGTAGAAATGAAAACATTGCCGCAGCAGGCCTTATTATACAGACTTTCTGGTGATTTCAACCCGCTGCATGCAGATCCAGGCTTTGCTGCGATGGGTGGTTTTGAAAAACCGATACTTCACGGTCTTTGTACTTTCGGATTTGCGGGGCGGGCCGTGATCAGAGAATATTGTGGGAATGATCCATCCCGTTTCAAAGCGATTAAGGTTCGTTTCTCAAGGCATGTATTCCCCGGTGAAACAATCGTAACAGAAATGTGGAAGGTAAAGGATGACCAGATAATCATCCGTTCGAAAACAGCCGAACGCGGCGAATATTGCCTGACCAATGCTGCTGTATGGTTGAACATATAA